TTTGTCTAAACAAGCACACATTACCCATGTACTTACCACGGGCACTCCCTAAAAATGGGTAGTAGAGTAGTGCTCGTCAATGGCCGAATCCATGGCTTCCTTGAAATAAGCCAGGAGCTTACTGCGCTCGGCATCAGGCATGTTCTGAAGCACGTGCTCAAAGGTGGTGCGGTACACGTGGGCCATGAAATTTGCGCCGTAGGTGGCGAAAAAGTCGTCGTGAATTTTGTTGAAGGAAATTTTCTCCGCTGATGAGATGGATAGCGAGAGGGCCAGCCATTCCTTGGCATTATTTGCCAGGCTGAATTGTAAGTCTTTGTCCATAGAGGTTACTGGTAGGCCGCAAGGCTAAAGGTTAATGGGCTATGCTTAGCGGGCCCGGCGAAAGGGCCGGAAAGTAGGCACCTCAAAAAGGGGAATAAGAGGCCCCTGGCCACCGTGGGCGGCAAAAAACTGCTGAATGGCAGCTTCCAGGGCGGGGCGGTCGTTCAGTGGCATCTTGGCAAATACATCCTGCTGGTCGAGCGGGGCCGTGAGGCTGCTTAGGCGGCAGCTGTCGATGCCCAGCGGATGCTCAATAAACAGCGGGGTGCCGTCCTGAGCCAGGTGGTCGTGCTGGTAGCACCAGGCCTGATTAAAACCAGGGCGGCTGGCACTGCGGCCTTGGTCGATGGGCATAAAGCCAAGGCTTTGCAGATAGGTATCGGTCATGGGAACGGGGAAAAGAAATCAGAGGGAAGGCATTAACTCAGCAGACCAGTTTACCTGCCGGAGCAGGATGCGGAATTCGGCCTCAGAAGCCACGCGGCCCTGGAAGCTATACAGCATCTGGCCATTCACCACTTCTAAAAGCGTGAGCTCGGCATCATCATACAGTACAATGGTTTCCTGCCCGCAGGCACTGGCACGACTGTAGCGCGCCTGGCGGGGCGGAGCGCTGTAGGGGGCAAAGCCAAACGCCTGCAGTAGCTCGGCAGATGGCTGATAGTAGGAAGGCATAAGGAAAAGCCCGTGAATGGGGCGCAGAGCCAGTGGGCCGTGCGGTACGCTAAGCGGCGCAGCGCAGTAGCGCTGCAAAAGAAGTTATGCAGCCCTGCTATGGCCGGTACTTCAGGTAAGGGTAACCGGGCTGGTTAAGTTCATTCCGGGCCCGGCCGAAAGAAGCGGATGCGCTACTTTTCAGTCTGTTAACATACCAGCTTAAGAAATGCTTTTTACCCGGCTACCATGGTTGCTGAAAGCAATTAGCTCAAATATACCAAACTCTATCTGCCGGGAGGGAAACGGCTACGGAATGGCCCACAGAAAGGCTGCGGTTGCCGGTTTTAACCGTAATACTGCTGCCCAGCAGGCTTATTTTAATTTCGGAATAGCTGCCAAAGTATTTTACTGCCGTTACGAGGCCCGCTACTCCGCTCCCGGTATCAGCGGCCAGCTGTATATCCTCGGGGCGCACCAGCAGCTGCTTGCCTTTCCGGGGTTTGGCGCCGGTTTGTTGGGCGAAGGCCTTTAGTAGCGGCCCCGTCAGCAGGTTATAGTCGCCGAAAAGAGCGGCGGCATACGCGGAAACCGGCTGCTGGTAAATCTGAGCCGGCGTGCCCCGCTGAATCAGTTGCCCGGCCTGCATCACCAGAATTTCATCGGCCCAGGAAAGGGTATCCAGCGGGTCGTGGGAAATTAAGGTGCAGGTGATGCCCAACTCTTCGCTGATATCCCGAATAACCGATTTCAGGATTTGCTTGTGTCCCATGTCCAGGTTGGAAAAGGGCTCATCCAGCAGGAGTAATTTGGGCGAAGTGAGCAGCAGCCGGGCCAGGGCAATGCGCTGCCGCTCGCCGCCGGAAAGCTGGTTGGTTTGCCGCTGTGCCAGGTGCCGGATGCGGCAAATAGCATAGAGCCGGTCCAGCTCAGCCGCCGAGAGCTTATTGGCGTAGCGCAGCACCTGCTCTACCCGCAGAAACTTGGGCAGCTCAAACTGCTGCGACAAATACGCTACGCCCGGCGTACCCGGCACCAGCTTTTCTGTGGGTCCTTTTACCCGCGTTTCCTCAAAATACACCTCACCGGCCGTGGGTTGCACCAGTCCGGCAATGGTTTGCAGCAGCGTGCTTTTGCCCGAGCCGGTTTCGCCGGCAATGGCTATTTTCTGGAATTGCTGCTGCGTGAAGCTGATGTTTTGCAACACCGCATTTTCCCGCTCCTGCAAACTGATTCCCGAAACTTCTAAAAAATGCATAGGTGCAGGTGGAGTGGCCGGTAATGGCCCGGGCCACGGGTAAAGATACGCGCCTTACTCCGCCCTTACGCCTGCCGGGCCATACACCAGCACATAGGCCGGTGGAATATTCAGCAGCACATGGACATTGCTGAGCAACTGAAAGAAGCGCCCAAACAGCTTTTTGTTGCGCAATGAATACTGGAACAGAATGAGCCGGCCAGCGGGCTGCAACGCTTGCCTGGTATTCTCTAGAATACGCCAGCCCAGGCGCCGGGGCAAGGAGGTGAAGGGCAGGCCGCACACCACAAAGTCGGCGGGTGGCAGGTTTCGCTGCCGCAGATATTCGGTGGTTTTATCGGCTGAGCCGTGGATGATGTGCACGTGGGCGTGGCCCGCGTAGCGTTTCTGGAGAAGCTGGCAGAACCGGCGGTTTACTTCTATCAGCACAATGGCCGTATCGGGCTGGCGGCGCTGCATCAGCACATCAGTAAAAACACCCGTGCCGGGTCCGTATTCCACAATACACTGGGCACGGGTAAAATCTATCGGCTCCATTACCTGCTCCGTCAGCTCGCGGGAGCTGGGCACCATAGAACCCACGGTGGCCGGGTTGCGGAAGAACTCTTCCAGAAATGAGGGCATGAAATAGCGGTGGAAGGGAAACGAATAACTCAGGATAACTTAAATCTGATTCGGCTGACTACAGCCGCTTGCCGCTTCTGGTAACGGCTACGGTTGAGTTGCCTGCCTTAAAAGGCGTTGCCTCTAAACTGGTCCAGATACGGCGCCGTCCGGCTTTGTTTTGCCTTCGCCACCTTATCGGGCGTGCCGGCCACTACTACCTGCCCGCCTTCGTCGCCGGCGCCGGGTCCCATATCCAGCACCCAGTCGCTGCCGGCCACCACGCGCATGTCGTGCTCTACTACGATGACGGTATTGCCGGCGTCTACCAGCCCATTTAGCTGGGTGAGCAGCTTCTCCACATCGGAGGGGTGCAGGCCAGTGGTGGGCTCATCGAGGACGTAGAGCGAGTTGCCGCGCTGGGCCTTTTGCAGCTCCGTGGCCAGCTTAATGCGCTGGGCCTCGCCGCCGGAAAGCTCGGTGGCGGGCTGGCCCAGGCGCAGGTAGCCCAGGCCCACTTCGCGCAGCACCGTAAGGGCGCGGTGCACGGCAGGCTCTTCCCGGAAAAATTCCCAGGCGGCATCCACCGTGAGGCCCAGCACCTCGGCAATGTTCTTATCCTGATAGGTTATTTCGAGGGTTTTGGCGTTGTAGCGGGCGCCATGGCACACGGGGCAGGGCGCGTACACGCTGGGCAGAAACAGCAGCTCCACCATTACGAAGCCTTCACCCTGGCAATTCTCGCAGCGGCCTTTAGCTACGTTAAAAGAAAAGCGGCCGGCATCGTAGCGGCGCTTTTTGGCCGCGGGCGTGGCCGCAAACAGCCGCCGCACGTGGTCGAAGAGGCCGGTATAAGTAGCCATATTGGAGCGCGGCGTGCGCCCGATGGGCTTCTGGTCTACGCGCACCAGGCGCTTAATGTGCTCCATGCCCCCGGCAATCTGCCCGCCGGTTGCAATGGGCGCGGCCCGTTCCAGCGGGTCGCCTTCCTCCTCTTCCGTGGGCAGTTGATGCCCGAGGTGCTCGGCCACCAGCTCTACCAGCACCTGGCTAACCAGGCTGGACTTGCCGGAGCCCGACACGCCCGTGACGGTGGTGAACACGCCCAGCGGAAATTCCACATTCAGGTCCTGCAGGTTGTTGCGCGTTACGCCCTGCAGGCGGAGCCAGCCGTTAGGCTGGCGCGCCGGGTTCTCCGGCCGGGTTTCTTCATTAAATAAATAACGGCGCGTCTGCGAGGCACCTACGGCCGCCAGCCCAGCGGGCGGGCCGCTGTAAAGGATTTCTCCGCCCAGCTCGCCGGCGGCGGGGCCTACATCCACCAGCCAATCGGCCTGCCGAACTACGTCCAGGTTATGCTCTACCACGAACAGGGAATTGCCGGCCTTTTTCAAGCCGGCCAGCGCCTTCAGCAGGGCGGCGGTATCGGAAGGATGCAGACCCGCAGAGGGCTCATCGAGCACATATACTACTCCAAACAGGTTGGAATACAGCTGCGTAGCCAGCCGCAGCCGCTGCAGCTCCCCCGGCGACAACGTAGGCGTGCTGCGCTCCAGGGAAAGATACCCCAACCCCAGATCCAGCAGCACAGACAGGCGGGCGCACAGATCCTCAGCAATGCGTTGCGCCACAATCACCTGCTCCGGGTGCTCCGCGTTGTGCTTTTTGCTGCCGGTGTTAGAGCCATCGGCATAAGGCTTGAGCAGGGCAGCCATCCGCTTCAGCGGCAGCCCCGACATATCCGCAATATCCAGCCCGGCAAACGTAACGGCCAACGACTCCGGCCGCAGGCGCTTGCCGTGGCAGGTGGGGCACGCGGTGCTCAGCATGTACTGCAGGGCCCGCTTTTTCATGAGAGGGCTTTGCGTGGTGGCAAAGGTGTGCAGCACGTGCCGCCGTACGCCCGTGAAGGTACCCATGTAGTTTGGCTGCTCCCGGCGCTTAAGGGCGCGCTGGGTTTCGGCGGGCGTGTAGCCGGGGTACACGGGCACCACGGGCTGCTCTTCGGTGAACAGAATCCAGTCGCGCTGCGCCTGGGGTAGTTCCTGCCAGGGGCGGTCGATGTCGTAGCCGAGCGTTACCAGGATGTCGCGCTGGTTCTGGCCGCCCCAGGCCTGGGGCCAGGCCGCAATGGCCCGCTCCCGGATGGTGAGCGTGGGGTTGGGCACCATGGTTTCTTCCGTTACCTCATAGATGCGGCCCAGACCGTGGCAGGTGGGGCAGGCACCTTCCGGGGTGTTGGGCGAAAACCCTTCGGCATATACAATGCTCTGGCCCGCCGGGTAGTTGCCGGCCCGCGAGTACAGCATGCGTACTAGGTTGGAAAGCGTAGTAACCGAGCCTACCGAGGAACGCGTGGTGGGGGTGCCGCGCTGCTGCTGCAGGGCCACGGCCGGCGGCAGGCCGTCAATGGATTCCACTTCCGGCACGGCCATCTGGTGAAACAGCCGCCGCGCATACGGCGACACCGACTCCAGATAGCGCCGCTGCGCCTCGGCGTAAAGCGTACCAAAGGCCAGCGAGGATTTGCCGGAGCCCGACACGCCCGTAAACACCACCAGCGCATCGCGCGGAATGTCTACATCAATGTTGCGGAGGTTGTGCTCCCGGGCCCCGCGCACGCGCACAAAGCCAGAGAAAGGGTGGTCCGGAAGGTCAGCAGCAGAAGTCGCCATGAAAAGCAGAAGTTCAGGTTGGATGCACCAGCATACGTAACTGCATTCCGCGCTGCCTATTCTGCTTCAAAAAATTAGCCGCATGGCCCGTAAAAACCGTCTGTTTCTGCGCCTTGTTTTTCTTATCCCACTAATCCGCTATGCGTTCCTGCGCCTGCTTTTTCTGCTGATGCAGGGCACGCTCGATGCGCTGATCAGGCACCAGCCAGATGAAGGCTACCAGCACGTAAAAGAAACCTCCGGCCCACGCATTCCAGAAGCTGGCGCCAATGCCAAGGCAATAGAGTATTGCCGTAGCCTTGCCTTTCAGGTCGCGCCCAATGGCATAAGCCAGCACGGAATTAGGCCCTTCTGATTTTATAATGCTGTTCTGCAGGATAAAGTAGGCAATGGCCGACATCAGGAGCACAAAGCCGTAGGCGGCCATGGGCACTTGGGCAAAATGATTTTCTCCCACCCAGCCGGTGGAAAACGGAATAAGGGAAAGCCAGAACAGCAGGTGCAGATTGGCCCACAACGTGCGGCCACTGATTTTGCTGGTTCCCGTGAGCATCATGTGATGATTATTCCAGTAGATGCCCACGTAGATAAAGCTCAGCACATAGCTCAGAAAAACCGGGAGCATTGGCCGCAGTGCGGCAAAGTCCTGCCCATGCGGCACCTTAATTTCCAGCACCATAATGGTGATGATAATGGCCAGTACTCCGTCGCTGAAAGCCTCGAGGCGTCCTTTATGCATATGCGGCCCGCTTTAGCAGGGAATAAAAAAAGTGATAATAAACCCTTGCCATTTCACAAGTAAGCGCGCATTCTCATTCTTTTCTTCAATATCCCTGAGCCGAAGACAGTGAGAATGGCCTAAGGTTACCTAATTTTGAAGGATAACGGCGTTTCTGCTTTCAGTTAGTATGAGGTTTTTGCTGACGCTGATTCTGGCACTTTGCTGCGTAAAGCTGCACGCGCAGGATCCGGCGGCCCTGCGCGAATACGTGAGCCCCTATGCGGGGTACCGGCTGGCCTATCCGGCGGGCTGGCAGGTGCGCTCCAGCGAAGACCTGCTGACCGTGGATTTCGTGACACCCGGCATCCGGCCCACTGCCCCGGTGCAGGTAGAGCTGCGCATTCGGCCGGTTCCGGAGCAGCAAAAGGACTACAACCTGCTCACTCACGGCCAGCTGGACTCCCTTTGGCTGATAATCCGGAGCTATCCGCAGGTGCGGCTTTTTGAATTGTACCAGCGGGATGCCGGCAGCTTTCAGGAGATTCGCTACGATTATTCCTACAAGGTTTCCCTCACGGATACGGTGCGCACCCGCGTCATCGGGCGGCGGGTATGGCGGGTTGGGTATGAGTTTCGGCTGGAATACCGGGCCCTGGCCAGCTATACCCGCCGGTACTACGCCGTAGGAAAGCAGCTCCTCAATTCCTTTGAACTGCTGCCCACCGGGCTGCCCAGCCGGCGCTACGCCGAGCAGCTCTGCGACGACAAAATGTATGGCATTGCGGCCCTGCGCGTGCAGGACGGGCTGTGGGAAGATGACTGCCGCACCATTCACGAGTTTTCCGTGCAGGACCCTTCCGAGCTGGCGAAAGTGCATCGGCAGGTGTTGCCGTTTCAGTCCTACGCCCTGGCCAAAGGCTTTGATAACTGCCTGTATTCCGTAACGAAGGCGCCCACCAATGCGCCCGAGTATGTATACCGCTACGACCCGGCGGCGGAGCTGGGCCACTACACCGCCTGGCAGCTCCCGGCCCAGGGCCCCGAAAACATCTGGATTTCCGCCGCCACCAATGAGCGGGGCGACCTGCTGTTCATCACCTCCGACGCCAGTAAGCTGGTGAAAGTAAGCCCCACAGATGATACGGTAACCATAGTATGGGAAAAGGACCCCGTGCGCCAAGCGGCTTACTATCCAGCCATTGCATTTGCGGGCGCGGGCACGCACGCCAATTTTTGTATTGATGACACCCAGACCCTCTATCAGGTATACAGCACCGATGGCGCCCTGCTGAAAGTGAATCTGGCTACCAAACAGCCCGCGCCCGACCTACAGCCCCTGGATGGGCTTCCGGAGCAAGGCGGCTACAGCGACGTACTGCTGCAGTACGATGTGGACGGCAACCGGGTGTTCTATCTGGCCGGCCCCAAAGCCCTGTACCAGGCCGACCAAAGCAACCACCAGACCACCCGTGTGCGCCGGGGAGTGTATACCGATCTGGCCGGTTGCAATCTGTTCCGGACCACGGTGCAGCCGGCGCCTGCTACCGCCATTCCCGTCACCACCTGGCGGGGCCGCGTGCTCGATGCCGTCACGTATCAGCCCCTGCCCCAGGCCCGGCTGCAGCTGCTGCAGGATAGTACTACCCTGCCGGTTCCGCTTACCCCGGAGGCTGCTTTTCTGGTTTCGGCCCGCCCCGGCAAAGCGTACAAAGTTCAGGCCCAGCTGGCGGGTTATCTGGTGGCGGATTCCACTTACACGCCGCGCTCTGGCCCTTTTGGGCAGGATATCCTGCTGCAACCCATGGCAGTAGGCACCACGCTGCGGCTGGATAAAGTGAAGTTTCAGCAGGGCCAGGCCGTACTGCTGCCCGCCTCCTACCCCGATCTGGAATACCTGCTTTCGCTGCTCCTCAAATACCCCCAGCTGACCATTGAGCTGCGCGGGCACACCGATAATGTAGGCGACCCGCAGAAAAACGTCATCCTAAGCGAGCAGCGGGTAGAAGTAGTGAAGAGCTACCTGGTAGCGCACGGCATTTCCGCCAGGCGCATCACTGGCATCGGCCTGGGCGGCGCCGAGCCCCGCGCCAGCAATGAGCAGGAAGCCACCCGCCAGCTCAACCGCCGGGTAGAGTTCCGGGTAACGGGCATGTAGCAGGCGGCTTCTATTGCTGTAGTATGTAAAAGACTACTTCACCTATGGCGAACAGCACAAAGACTCCGGCAAAGAGCGATATGACAATTGCCACGGTATAGCTGCCGATTGCAATAAGACGCCAGAGCAAACACCAGATGCTTCCCTGATAAGGGAACGACTGAGCTACCTGGTTTGCCGTTCGGGCCACCAGCCACAGCATCAGGAGCCCGCAAATTGCCATCAGTCCTACCAGTACTGGTCCTGCCTTAGGCGTATTGGGCCACACTTCGTTCAGTAGCAGGAGGTTCAGAAAGCATCCTATTCCCACCGCTACTACCCACCAGAGCAGAGCGGGCACCAGCCGTACTACAAGCCCCGCAAAATTGAGCAGTCGTTCCATTGCTGCGCTACAAACGAGCCAGCAGTTCCGCGCCATCCGGCGACCAGACCACCATCAGCAGGAAAAACAACCCCAGCAGGATGCTAACCACGCCACCCGCTACGGGCAGCACCCCGGTGAGCAAGCGCCACTGCCGTTCCTGAGCAGAAGCGCCCCGCTCCTGCCACGTGAGCACAAAAGCCAGGAGCAGTATGCCGCCCACGCAGGCCAGCAGCACCAAAAAACTAAAGGCCACTTGCAGCAACATGGCGTTGGGCTTGAAGGGTGAGGTTGACGTGTTGTTCGAAAAAGCGGCCTGCCTGCCAGTCGGCCCAGGTGCGGCTGGGCCAGTGGCGGCGGGCTTCCAGCGCCCGAAACGCCTGGATGCGCCGGGCCAGCAACTGCCGGGCCGTTTCCTGGGCCAGGGGTTGCCATTTACCGTATTCGTCTTCCGTGGTTAGCTGGCGCCCGGCCAGCGTGTGGGCGCGCAGGGCCAGCTCCGGCAGTACCCGGTCGGGCATAGCCAGCAGAAAACCATAGTCTACCTGCCGGAAGCGCGGCTGCAGATTAAAGCGCACCATCCAGACTTCCCAGTTGCCGGCTGCCAGCAGCAACAGCAGGCCGTAGGCGGCCAGGGCATTCAGGCGTACCAGACTGTAGGCTGAGCGCCGCTGCCAGATTTTCAGCAGAACCGTAGCCAGGCCAAACACAGTCAGCAGCAAAAAACCGTACACGCCAACGCGCTTGTAAGCCAGCCCGCTGTACTGGATATAGTAGTAGTTGCGTAGGGCCACCGACACGGCCAGTACCGCATTTTGCAGCACCCAGATGGTAGCTCCCACGCGCAGCACCTGCAGGCCCGGCTGGTAAAAATTTAGGTTACGGCGAAAAAACCATAGTACAATGCCCATGGCTACCAGAATGCTCAGAATCAGCACGTAAGTACCTTCGTGCACAAACTGCGTCAGATCAAACCCCGGCGCGGGGTGAAAGCCAAACCATATCCAGTTGATGTCAATGGCATTGACCACCAACAGCAGCAGATTCACCAGCGCCAGCAGCCCCAGAGCCATCAGGTATTCCTTGCGCAAATCAAGCGGGCGAAACGTGCGGGCCCGGAAATCA
The Hymenobacter sp. DG25B genome window above contains:
- a CDS encoding ABC transporter ATP-binding protein translates to MHFLEVSGISLQERENAVLQNISFTQQQFQKIAIAGETGSGKSTLLQTIAGLVQPTAGEVYFEETRVKGPTEKLVPGTPGVAYLSQQFELPKFLRVEQVLRYANKLSAAELDRLYAICRIRHLAQRQTNQLSGGERQRIALARLLLTSPKLLLLDEPFSNLDMGHKQILKSVIRDISEELGITCTLISHDPLDTLSWADEILVMQAGQLIQRGTPAQIYQQPVSAYAAALFGDYNLLTGPLLKAFAQQTGAKPRKGKQLLVRPEDIQLAADTGSGVAGLVTAVKYFGSYSEIKISLLGSSITVKTGNRSLSVGHSVAVSLPADRVWYI
- a CDS encoding class I SAM-dependent methyltransferase, with product MPSFLEEFFRNPATVGSMVPSSRELTEQVMEPIDFTRAQCIVEYGPGTGVFTDVLMQRRQPDTAIVLIEVNRRFCQLLQKRYAGHAHVHIIHGSADKTTEYLRQRNLPPADFVVCGLPFTSLPRRLGWRILENTRQALQPAGRLILFQYSLRNKKLFGRFFQLLSNVHVLLNIPPAYVLVYGPAGVRAE
- the uvrA gene encoding excinuclease ABC subunit UvrA, which gives rise to MATSAADLPDHPFSGFVRVRGAREHNLRNIDVDIPRDALVVFTGVSGSGKSSLAFGTLYAEAQRRYLESVSPYARRLFHQMAVPEVESIDGLPPAVALQQQRGTPTTRSSVGSVTTLSNLVRMLYSRAGNYPAGQSIVYAEGFSPNTPEGACPTCHGLGRIYEVTEETMVPNPTLTIRERAIAAWPQAWGGQNQRDILVTLGYDIDRPWQELPQAQRDWILFTEEQPVVPVYPGYTPAETQRALKRREQPNYMGTFTGVRRHVLHTFATTQSPLMKKRALQYMLSTACPTCHGKRLRPESLAVTFAGLDIADMSGLPLKRMAALLKPYADGSNTGSKKHNAEHPEQVIVAQRIAEDLCARLSVLLDLGLGYLSLERSTPTLSPGELQRLRLATQLYSNLFGVVYVLDEPSAGLHPSDTAALLKALAGLKKAGNSLFVVEHNLDVVRQADWLVDVGPAAGELGGEILYSGPPAGLAAVGASQTRRYLFNEETRPENPARQPNGWLRLQGVTRNNLQDLNVEFPLGVFTTVTGVSGSGKSSLVSQVLVELVAEHLGHQLPTEEEEGDPLERAAPIATGGQIAGGMEHIKRLVRVDQKPIGRTPRSNMATYTGLFDHVRRLFAATPAAKKRRYDAGRFSFNVAKGRCENCQGEGFVMVELLFLPSVYAPCPVCHGARYNAKTLEITYQDKNIAEVLGLTVDAAWEFFREEPAVHRALTVLREVGLGYLRLGQPATELSGGEAQRIKLATELQKAQRGNSLYVLDEPTTGLHPSDVEKLLTQLNGLVDAGNTVIVVEHDMRVVAGSDWVLDMGPGAGDEGGQVVVAGTPDKVAKAKQSRTAPYLDQFRGNAF
- a CDS encoding TMEM175 family protein, producing MHKGRLEAFSDGVLAIIITIMVLEIKVPHGQDFAALRPMLPVFLSYVLSFIYVGIYWNNHHMMLTGTSKISGRTLWANLHLLFWLSLIPFSTGWVGENHFAQVPMAAYGFVLLMSAIAYFILQNSIIKSEGPNSVLAYAIGRDLKGKATAILYCLGIGASFWNAWAGGFFYVLVAFIWLVPDQRIERALHQQKKQAQERIAD
- a CDS encoding OmpA family protein produces the protein MRFLLTLILALCCVKLHAQDPAALREYVSPYAGYRLAYPAGWQVRSSEDLLTVDFVTPGIRPTAPVQVELRIRPVPEQQKDYNLLTHGQLDSLWLIIRSYPQVRLFELYQRDAGSFQEIRYDYSYKVSLTDTVRTRVIGRRVWRVGYEFRLEYRALASYTRRYYAVGKQLLNSFELLPTGLPSRRYAEQLCDDKMYGIAALRVQDGLWEDDCRTIHEFSVQDPSELAKVHRQVLPFQSYALAKGFDNCLYSVTKAPTNAPEYVYRYDPAAELGHYTAWQLPAQGPENIWISAATNERGDLLFITSDASKLVKVSPTDDTVTIVWEKDPVRQAAYYPAIAFAGAGTHANFCIDDTQTLYQVYSTDGALLKVNLATKQPAPDLQPLDGLPEQGGYSDVLLQYDVDGNRVFYLAGPKALYQADQSNHQTTRVRRGVYTDLAGCNLFRTTVQPAPATAIPVTTWRGRVLDAVTYQPLPQARLQLLQDSTTLPVPLTPEAAFLVSARPGKAYKVQAQLAGYLVADSTYTPRSGPFGQDILLQPMAVGTTLRLDKVKFQQGQAVLLPASYPDLEYLLSLLLKYPQLTIELRGHTDNVGDPQKNVILSEQRVEVVKSYLVAHGISARRITGIGLGGAEPRASNEQEATRQLNRRVEFRVTGM
- a CDS encoding DUF4173 domain-containing protein, producing the protein MNTLASSVPIRPQTAAAPPFPLTLLQKLLLPVGAILFDVLFWQERAALSLLLYTVFVVVAVLAGTPRQAAMWRSGYGWLSLLGTLFSALMVAVYGSGAARLACVASLAIWLGYLNQPHLKLVLFALLTGLYNLFPAVERMGQLLRLPANMESSLTRWWYYGRLLLLPLLALAIFHVLFAVANPRYSTLTHDFWLALGDFLSVLFERLSVPHMLFFLLGLGLSTGCLFIIPVHYLSDRESRLGEFVQRQRNRVASFAVRQPDFRARTFRPLDLRKEYLMALGLLALVNLLLLVVNAIDINWIWFGFHPAPGFDLTQFVHEGTYVLILSILVAMGIVLWFFRRNLNFYQPGLQVLRVGATIWVLQNAVLAVSVALRNYYYIQYSGLAYKRVGVYGFLLLTVFGLATVLLKIWQRRSAYSLVRLNALAAYGLLLLLAAGNWEVWMVRFNLQPRFRQVDYGFLLAMPDRVLPELALRAHTLAGRQLTTEDEYGKWQPLAQETARQLLARRIQAFRALEARRHWPSRTWADWQAGRFFEQHVNLTLQAQRHVAASGL